One window of the Verrucomicrobiota bacterium genome contains the following:
- a CDS encoding type II secretion system GspH family protein gives MKRCTSPRCNAGFTMVELLVTTAVIGAMTSMMVPTVQQASQKSKTAKCISNMRQIGVAVQQYVADPANGQQFPPINSTAVNSNYMVPGATPSAPQGPLAALSAYGVKASLLSCPTDKAPDSNYGSYIWTPTLNGEEAQSAAIYNQGGVNSISKLSSMAVCTDKGNPHMGKLNILRADGHVETQTWAYLASIQSASSGTAASGGSGSGEYRSGQKGESDDDHDDDDDDDSKKGRS, from the coding sequence ATGAAAAGATGCACATCCCCCCGGTGCAACGCCGGATTCACCATGGTGGAACTGCTTGTGACCACCGCAGTAATAGGTGCCATGACCTCGATGATGGTGCCGACCGTACAGCAGGCATCGCAGAAAAGCAAAACCGCGAAGTGTATCAGCAACATGCGCCAGATCGGCGTCGCCGTTCAGCAGTATGTGGCAGACCCCGCTAACGGCCAGCAGTTCCCGCCGATCAACTCGACGGCAGTGAACTCAAATTACATGGTTCCTGGAGCGACACCCTCCGCACCGCAGGGCCCGCTGGCTGCTCTCAGTGCCTATGGAGTGAAGGCAAGTCTGCTCAGCTGCCCTACCGATAAGGCGCCAGATTCGAACTATGGCAGCTATATCTGGACTCCAACGCTCAATGGTGAGGAGGCGCAGAGCGCCGCTATCTACAATCAGGGAGGCGTCAACAGCATCTCCAAGCTCTCATCCATGGCGGTCTGCACGGACAAAGGGAATCCCCACATGGGAAAACTGAATATTCTTCGTGCGGACGGACATGTTGAGACCCAGACCTGGGCCTACCTCGCTTCCATCCAGTCGGCAAGCAGTGGAACAGCTGCTTCGGGGGGATCTGGCTCTGGAGAATATCGTAGCGGCCAAAAAGGTGAATCCGATGATGACCATGACGACGACGATGACGATGACAGCAAAAAAGGTAGATCCTAG
- the miaA gene encoding tRNA (adenosine(37)-N6)-dimethylallyltransferase MiaA: MVPIGSVSVLPAETILIAGPTGVGKTDLSLRLAGDLHGEIVGADAFQIYAGLSLLTAQPSGATRALIPHHLIGSVDPAEAYDAGRYLREALPVIRDIAARGKRPIVVGGTGLYFKALLGGLQELRAGDPVLRAELQALTLPELIGRLEALDPAAVRIVDLVNRRRVERALEIVMLTGKPLAESRKESQGPIPTPQSMGIMTLLLTRNREELNARIEAHVQSMFHQGVEDEVAALPEQYVGPTASMTLGLREIRSLLRNEITRKEAIEAISSSTRRYAKRQMTWFGHQHDFPKLNLSLFSDPEKSFAEALRLLQSSEPAQANGTAI, from the coding sequence TTGGTACCAATCGGTTCCGTTTCCGTGCTTCCTGCGGAAACAATTCTTATTGCCGGCCCCACTGGGGTCGGCAAGACCGATCTCTCTCTCCGGCTTGCCGGTGACCTTCACGGTGAGATCGTCGGCGCGGATGCCTTCCAGATCTATGCCGGCCTATCTCTTCTGACTGCCCAGCCCTCGGGGGCTACGCGGGCGCTAATTCCCCATCATCTGATCGGATCTGTCGATCCGGCGGAGGCTTATGACGCGGGACGCTATCTGCGTGAGGCGCTGCCCGTCATCCGCGATATCGCTGCCCGTGGCAAACGGCCAATCGTAGTTGGCGGAACAGGACTTTATTTCAAGGCGCTGCTCGGGGGTCTTCAAGAACTTCGGGCAGGCGACCCCGTCCTGCGCGCTGAACTACAGGCTCTCACATTACCGGAACTGATCGGGCGACTTGAGGCTCTGGATCCTGCTGCCGTGAGGATAGTCGATCTGGTTAACCGCCGCCGTGTGGAACGGGCCCTTGAAATCGTGATGCTGACGGGCAAGCCGCTAGCCGAATCGCGGAAGGAATCGCAAGGCCCCATTCCAACACCCCAGAGTATGGGAATCATGACCCTTCTTCTCACACGTAATCGGGAGGAGTTGAACGCCCGGATCGAGGCCCATGTGCAGTCGATGTTCCATCAGGGCGTGGAGGATGAAGTGGCTGCTCTACCTGAGCAGTATGTCGGGCCAACGGCCTCGATGACACTCGGTCTCCGTGAGATCCGCTCACTCCTACGGAATGAGATCACCCGGAAAGAGGCGATCGAAGCCATCAGCTCGTCAACTCGGCGCTATGCCAAGCGGCAGATGACCTGGTTCGGCCACCAGCATGACTTTCCAAAGCTGAACCTGAGTCTTTTTTCCGATCCCGAAAAGTCTTTTGCCGAGGCATTACGGCTACTCCAATCATCCGAGCCAGCGCAAGCGAACGGCACCGCTATTTGA